One region of Deltaproteobacteria bacterium genomic DNA includes:
- a CDS encoding SAM-dependent methyltransferase: MTSSERLRFDAFMESALYGEPGGFYASGRGAGRRTGDFLTSVEVGPLFGRLVARLADRCWERLGRPDDFTLVDAGAGRGALARSVLAARPACADTLRYVLVERSTALRRQHEQLLDQPPGLCAGFESRADLPDGPVDGVVIANELLDNLPSRLLERTPDGWAEVYVSAGEPAGAGELIEVLCPPAPEIQSTANALAPAAPVGGRLPLATEAIEWVGRALALLRRGSLVVVDYTDTSASLVARSLREWVRTYRAGVRSHEPLRDPGSCDITVEVPLDQVLAAHPTAEVCDQATFLRSLGIEDLVAEGRALWHDRAAVGDLAALEARSRVHEAEALCDPGGLGAFTVAVWRR; encoded by the coding sequence GTGACCTCCAGCGAACGGCTGCGCTTCGATGCGTTTATGGAGTCGGCGCTGTACGGCGAGCCTGGCGGGTTCTATGCCTCGGGGCGCGGCGCGGGGCGGCGGACCGGAGACTTCCTGACCAGCGTGGAGGTTGGGCCGCTGTTCGGGCGGCTGGTGGCTCGCCTTGCGGACCGGTGCTGGGAGCGGTTGGGTCGGCCGGATGACTTCACGCTCGTGGACGCTGGAGCTGGCAGGGGCGCGCTGGCCCGCAGCGTTCTGGCGGCCCGGCCGGCGTGTGCCGACACTCTGCGTTACGTGCTGGTGGAGCGGTCGACCGCCCTGCGGCGGCAGCACGAGCAACTGCTGGATCAACCGCCGGGGTTGTGCGCCGGCTTCGAGTCCCGGGCCGACCTACCCGATGGGCCGGTCGACGGCGTGGTGATCGCCAACGAATTGCTGGACAACCTTCCGAGCCGCCTCCTGGAGCGGACGCCGGACGGCTGGGCTGAGGTCTATGTGTCAGCGGGGGAGCCCGCCGGCGCCGGTGAGCTCATCGAGGTTCTGTGCCCGCCTGCCCCGGAGATTCAGTCAACTGCGAATGCTCTGGCGCCCGCGGCACCGGTCGGTGGGCGGCTGCCGCTGGCCACCGAGGCGATCGAGTGGGTGGGTCGGGCGCTGGCGCTGCTGCGCCGAGGGAGCCTGGTGGTTGTCGACTACACCGACACCAGTGCCTCCCTGGTGGCTCGCTCGCTTCGGGAGTGGGTCCGCACCTACCGGGCCGGCGTGCGGAGCCACGAGCCACTACGCGACCCGGGGAGTTGCGACATAACGGTCGAGGTGCCATTGGATCAGGTCCTGGCCGCGCACCCCACCGCGGAGGTATGCGATCAGGCAACGTTCCTGCGCTCACTCGGCATCGAGGATCTCGTCGCCGAGGGGCGTGCGCTGTGGCATGATCGGGCCGCGGTCGGTGACCTCGCTGCGCTGGAGGCGCGCAGCCGGGTGCACGAGGCGGAGGCTCTCTGCGACCCGGGCGGTCTCGGCGCGTTCACGGTTGCGGTCTGGCGCCGCTGA